AACCTTTGCAATTTCTTCCATTGCCAATACATAAGATACGCTATCTAATCCACTTCCTCCATACTTTGGGTCAACCATCATCCCTAAAAATCCAAGCTCTCCTAATTTCTTAATCTGCTCTGCTGGGAAAATTTGATGTTCGTCTCTTTCAATAACACCTGGTAATAATTCAGTGTGCGCGAAATCACGAGCAGCTTGTTGAATCATTAGTTGTTCTTCTGTTAATTTAAAATCCATTGATTGTTTATTTTATGCTTTGTAATCTGAAAAATTTATGAGTTCAAATATAGCGGAATAATATCAAATATTCAATTACTATGCGTAAATTTATACCTATGAAAAATAGTCAATATCGCGTTATCGGGATCATGTCTGGCACCTCTTTGGATGGAGTAGATTTGGTGTATGTTACTTTGTCTTTGCATCAAGGAGCATGGTCCTTTGAAATTGAACAAGGCCAAACGATTCCTTATACAGAAGCTTGGAGAAAAAAGCTCAAAACAGCTATTACCTTAAACAAAGCAGAACTAGATGTTTTGGATGAACAATATACGGTGTATTTGGCGCAAGTGATTACTGCTTTTATTCAAGAGCACGCCTTGGAATCTATTGATTTTGTTTGCTCTCACGGGCATACGATTTTACATCGCCCAGATTTGGGGTATACCGTTCAAATTGGAAATTTATCCATTTTAGCCGATTTGATTCAGCATAAAGTGGTGTGTGATTTTCGCGTACAAGATGTCTTGCTAGGAGGACAGGGCGCACCTTTAGTACCGATTGGAGATCGTTTGCTTTTTAGTGACTACGCTGCCTGCTTAAATCTCGGTGGTTTTGCTAATGTATCCTATGAGAATCAATTGAACTATCGCATTGCTTTTGATTTGTGTCCGGTGAATGTATTGCTTAATGAACAAGCAAATAAATTAGGATTGCTGTACGATGCAGCAGGACAAAAAGCACGAGAGGGAACAATATGCAATCCTTTATTAACTGCATTGAATGGACTAGATTATTACAGTAAAACACCACCGAAATCACTGGGAGTGGAATATGTAACGAGCAATATTCAGCCGTTAGTTGAGTTATATCCAAATACAGCCGAAGACTACTTGGCAACTTTTGTGGAGCATATCGCCATGCAAATCGCACAAGGAATTCCTTTGCCGAAACAAGCGAAAATTTTAGTAACCGGTGGAGGTGCTTTTAATACCTATTTGATGGAGCGCATTCGCTATTACGCACCTACTTACCAATTTGACGTTCCTCAAACGTTGTTGGTTAATTATAAGGAAGCGCTAA
The window above is part of the Myroides odoratus DSM 2801 genome. Proteins encoded here:
- a CDS encoding anhydro-N-acetylmuramic acid kinase, translated to MKNSQYRVIGIMSGTSLDGVDLVYVTLSLHQGAWSFEIEQGQTIPYTEAWRKKLKTAITLNKAELDVLDEQYTVYLAQVITAFIQEHALESIDFVCSHGHTILHRPDLGYTVQIGNLSILADLIQHKVVCDFRVQDVLLGGQGAPLVPIGDRLLFSDYAACLNLGGFANVSYENQLNYRIAFDLCPVNVLLNEQANKLGLLYDAAGQKAREGTICNPLLTALNGLDYYSKTPPKSLGVEYVTSNIQPLVELYPNTAEDYLATFVEHIAMQIAQGIPLPKQAKILVTGGGAFNTYLMERIRYYAPTYQFDVPQTLLVNYKEALIFALLGVLKVRDEVNTLASVTGAQYDHSAGIIYDIFDPVW